The Ziziphus jujuba cultivar Dongzao chromosome 7, ASM3175591v1 genome includes a region encoding these proteins:
- the LOC107425616 gene encoding uncharacterized protein LOC107425616 isoform X3 has translation MRSLNMRRSWRRIRRLRLGMPLRSVLLSLPPPKKIPRTIENTREFDETVCRPDDEELFAGNDADEFSSILKCGRTPKVLITTCRYNSTRGPAFVSELLSVIPNAHYYKRGTYDLKKIVEYANNKDFTSIVVVHTNRREPDALLIIGLPDGPTAHFKLSRLVLRKDIKNHGNPTSHEPELVLNNFTTRLGHRVGRLIQSLFPQNPDFHGRRVVTFHNQRDFIFFRHHRYIFETKATKQTDSKSKKTKDVKGENISQEKVIARLQECGPRFTLKLISLQHGTFDCKGGEYEWVHKPEMDTSRRRFFL, from the exons ATGCGAAGCTTAAACATGAGAAGAAGCTGGAGAAGAATAAGAAGGCTAAGGCTCGGAATGCCGCTGAGAAGCGTGCTCTTGAGCTTG CCTCCGCCAAAGAAGATCCCTCGAACAATTGAGAACACCAGGGAATTCGATGAGACAGTATGCAGGCCCGATGATGAAGAG CTATTTGCTGGAAATGATGCTGATGAATTTAGTTCAATATTAAAGTGTGGACGCACTCCAAAAGTGCTAATCACTACTTGCCGTTACAATTCTACT AGAGGACCTGCATTTGTATCAGAATTACTTTCAGTGATCCCAAATGCACATTATTATAAGAGAGGAACCTATGACTTGAAAAAG ATTGTAGAATATGCAAATAACAAGGACTTCACTTCTATTGTTGTTGTTCACACCAATCGTAGGGAACCAG ATGCGCTTCTAATCATTGGATTACCAGATGGACCTACTGCACATTTTAAGTTGTCAAGACTTGTGTTACGCAAGGATATTAAG AATCATGGAAATCCAACTAGTCATGAGCCTGAGCTTGTCTTGAATAACTTTACAACACGGCTAGGTCATCGTGTTGGAAG ATTAATACAGTCACTTTTCCCACAAAATCCAGATTTTCATGGTCGGCGAGTTGTAACTTTCCACAATCAGcgagattttatatttttccggCATCATCG GTATATTTTTGAAACCAAAGCAACTAAACAGACAGattcaaaaagtaaaaagacCAAGGATGTCAAGGGTGAGAACATCTCTCAAGAGAAAGTAATTGCCCGTCTTCAG GAGTGTGGCCCTCGTTTCACACTGAAGTTAATCAGCCTGCAGCATGGAACATTTGATTGTAAAGGCGGGGAATATGAGTGGGTTCACAAG CCGGAAATGGACACTAGCCGAAGGAGGTTTTTCTTGTGA
- the LOC107425616 gene encoding uncharacterized protein LOC107425616 isoform X2, with the protein MGGKRKKSESERGGNEDKKDKQKNEMLPSMIKNKEKRSAVHAKLKHEKKLEKNKKAKARNAAEKRALELGEEPPPKKIPRTIENTREFDETVCRPDDEELFAGNDADEFSSILKCGRTPKVLITTCRYNSTRGPAFVSELLSVIPNAHYYKRGTYDLKKIVEYANNKDFTSIVVVHTNRREPDALLIIGLPDGPTAHFKLSRLVLRKDIKNHGNPTSHEPELVLNNFTTRLGHRVGRLIQSLFPQNPDFHGRRVVTFHNQRDFIFFRHHRYIFETKATKQTDSKSKKTKDVKGENISQEKVIARLQECGPRFTLKLISLQHGTFDCKGGEYEWVHKPEMDTSRRRFFL; encoded by the exons AtgggaggaaagagaaaaaagagtgAAAGTGAAAGAGGTGGAAATGAGGACAAGAAGGATAAGCAAAAGAATGAAATGCTACCTTCCATGATTAAGAACAAGGAGAAGAGGTCGGCAGTTCATGCGAAGCTTAAACATGAGAAGAAGCTGGAGAAGAATAAGAAGGCTAAGGCTCGGAATGCCGCTGAGAAGCGTGCTCTTGAGCTTGGTGAGGAG CCTCCGCCAAAGAAGATCCCTCGAACAATTGAGAACACCAGGGAATTCGATGAGACAGTATGCAGGCCCGATGATGAAGAG CTATTTGCTGGAAATGATGCTGATGAATTTAGTTCAATATTAAAGTGTGGACGCACTCCAAAAGTGCTAATCACTACTTGCCGTTACAATTCTACT AGAGGACCTGCATTTGTATCAGAATTACTTTCAGTGATCCCAAATGCACATTATTATAAGAGAGGAACCTATGACTTGAAAAAG ATTGTAGAATATGCAAATAACAAGGACTTCACTTCTATTGTTGTTGTTCACACCAATCGTAGGGAACCAG ATGCGCTTCTAATCATTGGATTACCAGATGGACCTACTGCACATTTTAAGTTGTCAAGACTTGTGTTACGCAAGGATATTAAG AATCATGGAAATCCAACTAGTCATGAGCCTGAGCTTGTCTTGAATAACTTTACAACACGGCTAGGTCATCGTGTTGGAAG ATTAATACAGTCACTTTTCCCACAAAATCCAGATTTTCATGGTCGGCGAGTTGTAACTTTCCACAATCAGcgagattttatatttttccggCATCATCG GTATATTTTTGAAACCAAAGCAACTAAACAGACAGattcaaaaagtaaaaagacCAAGGATGTCAAGGGTGAGAACATCTCTCAAGAGAAAGTAATTGCCCGTCTTCAG GAGTGTGGCCCTCGTTTCACACTGAAGTTAATCAGCCTGCAGCATGGAACATTTGATTGTAAAGGCGGGGAATATGAGTGGGTTCACAAG CCGGAAATGGACACTAGCCGAAGGAGGTTTTTCTTGTGA
- the LOC107425609 gene encoding kinesin-like protein KIN-12C: MSKQTSDCTQPEANENDFETPLNPIHFPPPRTPLNAIADPSQFAHDSDFDSSYFATKFESLRHGRYSLSDRKLEARGNVGKAHSEPNSAQSTPTRRISVGGVIGACHGSRVSLHTWNKAGSSRACRAISAVNSELPDEIPHFELVQDSSFWTDHNVQVLIRIRPLSSRERASPGYSRCLKQESAQTMVWLGHPETRFTFDHIACETISQESLFRVAGLPMVENCLSGYNSCMFAYGQTGSGKTYTMMGEIYEIEGKFNEDCGITPRIFEYLFQRIQAEEESRKNEQLKYSCKCSFLEIYNEQITDLLEPSSNNLQIREDLKKGVYVENLTEYNVGNVRDVVKLLLQGAVNRKMAATHMNSESSRSHSVFTCTIESSWEKDSMNHFRFARLNLVDLSGSERQKSSGAEGDRLKEAANINKSLSTLGLVIMSLVDLAHGKHRHVPYRDSRLTFLLQDSLGGNSKTTIIANVSPSICSANETLSTLKFAQRAKLIQNNAKVNEDASGDINALQRQIQKLKGQLSFLMKHNYQLSSCVTNSQESRFNDLPEEYHSLGEELANDNRMAQCFQNKIKCMEASLAGALRREKVAETAIQKLEAELERMNHLACQGEEDSQHSKMMLKFRDEKIKRLELLVDGMLSAETYLMQENKTLLEEIQLLRAKIDRYPELSQISLENNRLREQLQSIQNFYEHGERETLLAEVSELRNQLLEKLEGKVPLYTNNENQDKDSVKELEHCRNLNSKLIREVDELRLGLGKYINCCQVASDSVTDSFSKDTEEFRQPDKYSLVESISLQSDAGDEMASYTQTDDEAVLNHIDQYMDGGPVIPPNIRKELIEVMEPKQVCLNGKLQHVQDESCRYMEISSCKDNLEKESVLKPENKFSKVNGLDKQHNGQVMDSNGEIERIALQAKLDRMTKDLEEVRLLNSKLQEDQELQLSSQHETELVREQVEVETARTILQLQEEVAALQCELDGRLDYVTRENTKLRNTVEAKEKKIKEVGMEWERAIAELTGFLVDGSRSLNNVSGQIESIACSFPQANAWISEHVVRAAKVCIEREETILHLQRSLEDAQNMAMDMGQKLSSLKGATLALTEFQQLDNTEVSEEECQLSMLLNEKTNMVKMLKRKLKVKEDQVIEAEKYANVAFLVINWLFDRHKVAQMGETEDSIPISKMANHKIAQVKDDANALVLEDIIAQVELAKSGVFESENALNAIYAHTEMHIKALQTNIYEISHTYRELVRNLVKEIQDMRMAYTEVREQGKISECCTAHTPPLEEDRCLKFKNLYHMLHQIRDEINETNERLKVIEDFINTEVNASECSSMDGGLVNADSWSTDCSSSSSDLSTASVESEIKFHKSSWTCCTKVEGSILLSTDEGSKNSKFLKGPMYYLKKELKTICDSFKKLYVRLTTLVDDSDSGESSYAELKQLVPSCKLRMEVKAGFHNPIEVEGDEKIDRARSFLTKFEQARLTIREADIMLNALLKANENAKQLTGMWKQTGEELMVERASLIEEVKCLRSSISVKEREQDETHYKLAEIANSISSLEECFMQLKIDVEKRLKDIYSDVYSMGIEMLSFVSSSRSLLEDIWYETLKKGFASFVLYQCHLEELIRKLPCLNVDMGFHLSRSPESYTEVNKLQNISSSAKGEIMITCKKSIDEGDQREVATNAEGGELSLDSLINENLSLKKELQRKEVLLEGLLFDFRLLQESASNRKDIKDETENLICFLHQVRHELEMKTSQLDDMLVQNQKLERHLNDTEKALFISNSKLDQATKESETFSDQIVELKMLLKDLYIRKSEAEEQLEEQKEIVKSMENEILQLTSSAEMKFLSSVESIEDNMRRIASERDQLIEEVQSLNNKLEMAYALAEENEAIAVEARQESEASKIYAEQKEEEVKILERSVEELECTINVLEKKVYEMDDEVERHRLIRDSLELELQALRQRLSTVENSAGIVDSDNINAEQTQIYVKLQNISLELHEAHTQIKLLEEERAEQDKEIKQCKEYISELVLHAEAQASQYQQKYKTLEAMVREVQIDSTNPTSTASTSYQTEKGSVRTRGSSSPFRCIAGLVQQMNLEKDQELSAARHQIEELEALATSRQREVCMLNTRLAAAESMTHDVIRDLLGVKLDMTNFANLIDQHQVEKLVEEAHQQTEEFHAKEQEIINFRKQINDLIEERESCILEISKREGDILASQITIQQLKERDQLLSAQNEMLKMDKANLKKKVAELDDMVKTILGTKATEQRIQQSSMTKKSSLKLGDADFAKRLEQSEKLLSRVNGELCQYHKPSSSHPHDKTVGHGLETNFRRQKAKFG, encoded by the exons ATGTCGAAGCAAACTTCTGATTGCACCCAACCCGAAGCAAACGAGAACGACTTCGAAACCCCGCTGAATCCCATCCATTTCCCTCCTCCTCGAACACCTCTCAACGCCATTGCAGATCCTTCTCAGTTTGCTCATGATTCCGATTTCGACTCTTCTTATTTCGCCACCAAGTTCGAATCCCTTCGACATGGTCGATACTCGCTTTCTGATAGAAAACTCGAAGCTCGTGGTAATGTCGGTAAGGCGCATTCGGAGCCGAACTCGGCGCAAAGCACTCCAACAAGACGAATTTCAGTGGGTGGAGTAATAGGAGCTTGCCATGGAAGTAGAGTCTCACTGCATACATGGAACAAAGCAGGGAGTTCTAGAGCTTGCAGAGCAATTTCTGCTGTGAATTCCGAATTGCCTGATGAAATCCCGCATTTCGAGCTCGTTCAAGATTCTTCTTTCTGGACTGATCATAATGTGCAG GTGCTGATTCGAATTCGACCATTAAGTAGCAGAGAGAGGGCTTCTCCAGGCTACAGTAGATGTTTGAAGCAGGAAAGCGCGCAGACCATGGTGTGGCTTGGCCATCCTGAAACCAGATTTACCTTTGATCATATTGCATGCGAGACCATATCACAG GAAAGTCTGTTTAGGGTCGCTGGATTGCCAATGGTTGAGAATTGTTTGTCCGGTTATAATAGCTGTATGTTTGCCTACGGTCAG ACAGGCAGTGGCAAAACGTATACTATGATGGGTGAGATATACGAAATTGAAGGAAAGTTCAATGAAGATTGTGGGATAACTCCGCgcatttttgaatatttatttcaGAGAATTCAAGCA GAGGAGGAAAGTAGAAAGAATGAACAGCTCAAGTATAGCTGCAAATGTTCCTTTCTAGAGATCTACAATGAGCAGATAACTGATCTTTTGGAGCCTTCATCAAATAATCTGCAA ATTAGAGAAGACTTGAAGAAAGGGGTATATGTTGAAAACCTCACAGAGTACAATGTGGGAAATGTTCGTGATGTTGTCAAGCTTTTGTTGCAG GGTGCTGTAAATAGAAAAATGGCAGCAACACATATGAACAGTGAGAGTAGCCGCTCGCATAGTGTTTTCACTTGTACTATTGAAAGCAGTTGGGAGAAAGATTCGATGAACCATTTTAGATTTGCAAGGTTAAATTTAGTAGACCTATCTGGTTCTGAGAG GCAGAAAAGCTCTGGTGCAGAGGGAGACCGTTTAAAAGAAGCagcaaacataaataaatcctTATCAACTCTCGG GTTGGTTATAATGTCTTTGGTGGATTTAGCACATGGAAAACATAGACATGTTCCATACCGAGATTCGAGATTGACATTTCTACTTCAG GATTCTCTTGGTGGAAACTCAAAAACAACTATTATTGCGAATGTTAGTCCATCCATTTG TTCTGCTAATGAAACACTCAGCACTCTAAAGTTTGCCCAGCGTGCCAAACTTATTCAAAACAAT GCTAAGGTGAATGAAGATGCTTCAGGTGACATAAATGCCCTTCAGCGGCAAATCCAAAAGTTAAAG GGCCAGTTGTCCTTTCTTATGAAGCATAATTACCAATTATCAAGTTGTGTAACAAATAGTCAAGAATCTAGATTCAATGACTTGCCTGAGGAATATCATTCTTTAGGAGAAGAATTGGCAAATGATAATCGTATGGCCCAATGTTTTCAAAACAAG ATTAAATGCATGGAAGCTAGTTTAGCTGGTGCTCTTAGGAGAGAAAAAGTGGCAGAGACAGCAATTCAGAAGTTAGAGGCTGAACTAGAACGCATGAACCACTTG GCTTGCCAAGGAGAAGAGGACTCTCAGCATAGTAAAATGATGTTAAAATTTCGTGATGAGAAGATCAAACGCCTCGAATTGTTGGTTGATGGAATGCTGTCAGCTGAGACATATCTCATGCAAGAAAACAAGACTTTGCTGGAAGAGATTCAACTGCTTCGTGCAAAAATTGACAGATATCCAGAACTATCTCAAATTTCTCTAGAGAATAATAGACTTAGAGAGCAACTACAGTC aattcaaaatttttatgaacaTGGAGAGCGAGAAACATTGTTAGCTGAAGTATCAGAGTTACGCAATCAG CTTCTGGAAAAACTTGAAGGAAAGGTTCCACTCTATACAAATAATGAAAATCAG GACAAGGATTCTGTGAAGGAATTAGAACATTGCAGGAATCTGAATTCCAAATTGATTAG GGAAGTAGATGAGCTGCGTTTAGGACTGGGAAAGTATATAAACTGCTGTCAAGTTGCATCTGATTCT GTTACAGATTCCTTCTCCAAGGATACTGAAGAATTTAGACAGCCAGATAAATATTCTCTG GTCGAGAGCATTTCTCTCCAAAGTGATGCTGGAGATGAGATGGCATCTTATACTCAAACAGATGATGAGGCGGTACTAAATCATATCGATCAATATATGGATGGTGGTCCAGTTATTCCTCCTAATATCAGAAAGGAGTTGATTGAGGTGATGGAGCCAAAGCAGGTCTGTCTGAATGGCAAGCTGCAGCATGTGCAAGATGAGAGTTGTAGATACATGGAAATCTCAAGTTGCAAGGACAACTTAGAGAAAGAGTCTGTgcttaaacctgaaaacaaatTTTCCAAAGTAAATGGTTTAGATAAGCAACACAATGGCCAGGTGATGGACAGCAATGGCGAAATTGAAAGGATAGCCTTGCAAGCCAAGTTGGATAGAATGACTAAGGACCTTGAGGAAGTAAGGTTACTTAATAGCAAGCTTCAAGAAGATCAGGAATTACAGTTATCTTCCCAGCATGAAACTGAACTAGTCCGTGAACAGGTTGAGGTTGAGACAGCCAGAACAATTCTTCAATTACAGGAAGAGGTTGCTGCCCTTCAGTGTGAACTTGATGGGAGATTGGATTATGTGACTCgagaaaatacaaaactaaGAAACACTGTAGAAGctaaagagaagaaaataaaggaaGTGGGTATGGAGTGGGAAAGGGCAATCGCAGAACTGACAGGCTTCCTTGTAGATGGATCTAGATCTCTCAATAATGTCTCTGGCCAAATTGAAAGTATTGCTTGTTCATTTCCCCAAGCTAATGCTTGGATTAGTGAACATGTTGTGAGAGCTGCCAAAGTTTGCATTGAGAGGGAAGAAACAATACTCCATCTACAAAGGAGCTTGGAAGATGCACAAAATATGGCAATGGATATGGGGCAGAAGTTAAGTTCCTTGAAGGGAGCAACGTTAGCTTTAACtgaattccagcaactagataATACTGAAGTCTCCGAGGAGGAATGTCAGTTAAGCATGTTGTTGAATGAGAAGACCAACATGGTAAAGATGTTAAAGAGAAAACTCAAAGTCAAGGAGGATCAGGTTATTGAAGCAGAAAAATATGCTAATGTTGCTTTCCTTGTGATAAATTGGCTTTTTGATCGCCATAAGGTTGCTCAGATGGGTGAAACAGAGGACAGTATTCCCATCTCAAAAATGGCTAATCATAAAATTGCTCAGGTGAAGGATGATGCAAATGCCTTGGTTTTGGAAGATATTATTGCTCAGGTTGAGCTGGCTAAGTCAGGAGTATTTGAATCTGAAAATGCTCTTAATGCAATTTATGCACACACAGAAATGCATATAAAAGCTCTCCAGACCAATATCTACGAAATTTCTCATACATATAGGGAGTTGGTTCGGAATTTAGTGAAAGAAATTCAAGACATGAGGATGGCATACACAGAAGTAAGAGAGCAGGGCAAAATTTCTGAGTGTTGTACAGCTCATACACCACCACTGGAAGAAGACAGGTGTCTGAAGTTTAAGAACCTGTATCACATGCTGCATCAAATAAGAGATGAAATAAATGAAACAAATGAGAGACTGAAAGTTATTGAAGATTTCATTAACACAGAAGTAAACGCGTCTGAATGCTCTTCAATGGATGGAGGTTTAGTAAATGCTGACTCCTGGAGCACTGATTGTTCTTCATCAAGCTCTGATCTTTCAACTGCAAGCGTTGAatcagaaattaaattccacaaatcctcatgGACTTGCTGTACTAAAGTTGAAGGCTCAATTCTTTTATCTACTGACGAAGGTTCTAAAAATTCAAAGTTCTTAAAAGGTCCAATGTATTACCTGAAAAAGGAATTAAAGACAATATGTGATTCTTTCAAAAAACTATATGTTCGACTAACCACACTTGTTGATGATTCGGACAGTGGAGAGAGTTCATATGCAG AGTTAAAACAACTGGTTCCATCTTGTAAGTTACGGATGGAGGTTAAGGCAGGTTTCCATAATCCTATTGAG GTAGAAGGTGATGAGAAAATTGATCGAGCTAGAAGCTTCTTGACCAAATTTGAGCAAGCTCGTTTGACAATAAGAGAGGCTGATATCATGTTAAATGCTTTACTGAAAGCAAATGAGAATGCAAAACAGTTGACTGGAATGTGGAAGCAAACTGGTGAAGAACTAATGGTAGAGCGAGCAAGCTTGATAGAAGAAGTTAAATGTCTGAGATCTTCAATATCTGTGAAAGAAAGAGAACAGGATGAAACCCATTATAAGTTGGCAGAGATAGCAAACTCAATATCTTCACTTGAAGAATGTTTTATGCAATTGAAAATCGATGTGGAGAAAAGGTTAAAGGACATATATTCTGATGTTTATTCAATGGGAATAGAAATGTTGAGTTTTGTTAGCAGCTCAAGATCATTGTTAGAAGATATATGGTATGAGACTCTGAAAAAAGGATTTGCCTCATTTGTGCTATACCAGTGTCATCTAGAAGAGCTTATTAGAAAATTACCATGCTTAAATGTAGACATGGGTTTCCATCTATCCAGAAGTCCAGAAAGCTATACAGAAGTCAATAAACTGCAAAATATTAGTTCAAGTGCTAAGGGTGAGATCATGATTACATGTAAGAAGAGCATAGATGAAGGGGATCAAAGAGAAGTAGCTACAAATGCAGAAGGGGGTGAGTTGTCCCTTGATAGTCTGATAAATGAGAATTTATCATTGAAAAAGGAACTACAAAGGAAAGAAGTTCTACTAGAAGGCTTGCTTTTTGATTTTAGGCTGTTGCAGGAATCAGCATCAAACAGAAAGGACATTAAGGATGAAACTGAAAACCTTATATGTTTTCTGCACCAAGTTCGGCATGAGTTGGAGATGAAGACAAGCCAGCTCGATGACATGCTGGTCCAAAACCAAAAACTTGAGCGTCACCTGAATGATACTGAGAAGGCTTTGTTTATATCAAACTCCAAGCTTGATCAGGCTACAAAAGAAAGTGAGACTTTTTCAGATCAGATTGTTGAGTTAAAAATGCTGCTGAAAGACCTCTATATCAGGAAATCTGAAGCTGAAGAACAACTGGAAGAACAGAAGGAGATTGTGAAAAGCATGGAAAATGAAATTCTTCAGTTGACATCTTCGGCTGAAATGAAATTCCTCTCCTCAGTAGAATCCATTGAAGATAATATGAGAAGAATCGCCAGTGAGAGAGACCAACTCATTGAAGAAGTTCAATCCTTGAACAATAAACTTGAAATGGCATATGCATTAGCTGAAGAAAATGAAGCTATTGCTGTTGAAGCTCGTCAG GAGTCAGAGGCAAGCAAGATATATGCTGAACAAAAGGAAGAGGAGGTTAAGATTTTAGAACGGTCTGTCGAAGAGCTAGAGTGTACCATAAATGTATTGGAAAAGAAG GTGTATGAGATGGATGATGAGGTAGAAAGACATCGGTTGATCAGAGATTCATTAGAACTAGAACTCCAAGCTCTGAGACAGAGATTATCAACCGTTGAAAACTCAGCTGGAATTGTGGATTCAGATAACATAAATGCTGAACAAACTCAGATATATGT AAAACTGCAGAATATATCACTGGAGCTTCATGAGGCTCATACTCAGATAAAACTTCTTGAAGAGGAAAGAGCAGAACAGGATAAAGAG ATCAAACAATGCAAAGAGTACATCTCTGAACTAGTTTTGCATGCTGAAGCCCAAGCATCACAGTACCAACAAAAG TACAAGACTCTGGAGGCCATGGTTCGTGAAGTTCAAATAGATTCCACAAATCCGACATCTACAGCTTCAACATCATACCAAACTGAGAAGGGTTCAGTAAGGACAAGGGGCTCGAGCTCACCATTTAGATGCATTGCAGGTTTGGTTCAGCAGATGAATTTGGAGAAGGATCAGGAATTATCAGCGGCCAGGCATCAAATTGAGGAGCTAGAGGCACTTGCAACTAGTCGGCAGAGAGAG GTATGTATGCTGAATACCAGATTAGCTGCAGCAGAAAGCATGACACATGATGTCATTCGAGATTTACTTGGAGTCAAATTGGACATGACTAACTTTGCG AATTTGATAGACCAGCACCAGGTTGAAAAATTAGTGGAGGAAGCCCATCAACAAACCGAAGAGTTCCATGCTAAG GagcaagaaataatcaacttcAGGAAGCAAATTAATGATCTAATCGAAGAACGAGAGAG tTGCATATTGGAAATCAGCAAGAGGGAAGGGGATATACTTGCTTCTCAAATAACCATACAACAACTCAAAGAGCGGGATCAGTTGCTTTCTGCACAGAACGAAATGTTAAAG ATGGATAAGGCCAACTTGAAGAAAAAGGTGGCAGAACTGGATGATATGGTGAAAACGATTCTTGGAACAAAAGCTACAGAACAGCGAATTCAACAATCATCAATGACAAAG AAGAGTTCATTGAAATTGGGGGATGCTGATTTTGCAAAGAGGCTGGAACAGTCTGAAAAGCTTCTTTCTAGAGTGAATGGTGAACTATGTCAATATCATAAACCTAGTAGCAGCCATCCACATGATAAAACTGTTGGACATGGTTTAGAAACAAATTTTAG GAGGCAGAAAGCTAAATTTGGTTAG
- the LOC132804389 gene encoding uncharacterized protein LOC132804389, giving the protein MNAFKAFKTSVPITWSPNLYITLVRGIPGTRRLHRRTLEALRLRKCNRTVMRWNTPTVRGMVQQVKRLVVVETEEMYKARKDKEAKHRALRPPLVVDHHPASPASDSPQ; this is encoded by the exons ATGAACGCCTTCAAGGCTTTCAAAACTTCTGTCCCAATTACATGGAGCCCTAATCTATATATCACTTTGGTGAGGGGCATTCCAGGAACGAGGAGACTTCATAGGCGTACCTTAGAGGCATTACGTCTACGCAAGTGCAATCGGACTGTAATGCGATGGAATACTCCTACTGTTCGGGGAATGGTTCAGCAG GTCAAAAGATTAGTTGTGGTTGAGACAGAAGAAATGTATAAGGCTCGTAAAGATAAGGAAGCAAAACACCGTGCTTTACGTCCTCCCTTGGTCGTAGATCACCATCCTGCTTCTCCTGCAAGTGATTCTCCTCAGTAG
- the LOC107425616 gene encoding uncharacterized protein LOC107425616 isoform X1 — protein MIFLYHELLKAEIRNENEKMKKGEHGEPWAWGYIHSYIDSDANVVVLHCCSILWVASLHCCSVLLFLQSTVMGGKRKKSESERGGNEDKKDKQKNEMLPSMIKNKEKRSAVHAKLKHEKKLEKNKKAKARNAAEKRALELGEEPPPKKIPRTIENTREFDETVCRPDDEELFAGNDADEFSSILKCGRTPKVLITTCRYNSTRGPAFVSELLSVIPNAHYYKRGTYDLKKIVEYANNKDFTSIVVVHTNRREPDALLIIGLPDGPTAHFKLSRLVLRKDIKNHGNPTSHEPELVLNNFTTRLGHRVGRLIQSLFPQNPDFHGRRVVTFHNQRDFIFFRHHRYIFETKATKQTDSKSKKTKDVKGENISQEKVIARLQECGPRFTLKLISLQHGTFDCKGGEYEWVHKPEMDTSRRRFFL, from the exons atgatatttttatatcatgAATTATTAAAAGCTGAGATAAGAAATGAGAATGAAAAGATGAAAAAAGGAGAACATGGGGAACCCTGGGCTTGGGGCTATATACATAGTTACATAGACAGTGATGCTAATGTTGTTGTACTGCACTGCTGTTCCATATTGTGGGTGGCTTCACTTCACTGCTGTTCAGTATTGTTGTTTCTGCAGAGTACAGTAAtgggaggaaagagaaaaaagagtgAAAGTGAAAGAGGTGGAAATGAGGACAAGAAGGATAAGCAAAAGAATGAAATGCTACCTTCCATGATTAAGAACAAGGAGAAGAGGTCGGCAGTTCATGCGAAGCTTAAACATGAGAAGAAGCTGGAGAAGAATAAGAAGGCTAAGGCTCGGAATGCCGCTGAGAAGCGTGCTCTTGAGCTTGGTGAGGAG CCTCCGCCAAAGAAGATCCCTCGAACAATTGAGAACACCAGGGAATTCGATGAGACAGTATGCAGGCCCGATGATGAAGAG CTATTTGCTGGAAATGATGCTGATGAATTTAGTTCAATATTAAAGTGTGGACGCACTCCAAAAGTGCTAATCACTACTTGCCGTTACAATTCTACT AGAGGACCTGCATTTGTATCAGAATTACTTTCAGTGATCCCAAATGCACATTATTATAAGAGAGGAACCTATGACTTGAAAAAG ATTGTAGAATATGCAAATAACAAGGACTTCACTTCTATTGTTGTTGTTCACACCAATCGTAGGGAACCAG ATGCGCTTCTAATCATTGGATTACCAGATGGACCTACTGCACATTTTAAGTTGTCAAGACTTGTGTTACGCAAGGATATTAAG AATCATGGAAATCCAACTAGTCATGAGCCTGAGCTTGTCTTGAATAACTTTACAACACGGCTAGGTCATCGTGTTGGAAG ATTAATACAGTCACTTTTCCCACAAAATCCAGATTTTCATGGTCGGCGAGTTGTAACTTTCCACAATCAGcgagattttatatttttccggCATCATCG GTATATTTTTGAAACCAAAGCAACTAAACAGACAGattcaaaaagtaaaaagacCAAGGATGTCAAGGGTGAGAACATCTCTCAAGAGAAAGTAATTGCCCGTCTTCAG GAGTGTGGCCCTCGTTTCACACTGAAGTTAATCAGCCTGCAGCATGGAACATTTGATTGTAAAGGCGGGGAATATGAGTGGGTTCACAAG CCGGAAATGGACACTAGCCGAAGGAGGTTTTTCTTGTGA